The following proteins are co-located in the Leishmania panamensis strain MHOM/PA/94/PSC-1 chromosome 26 sequence genome:
- a CDS encoding sec1 family transport protein, putative (TriTrypDB/GeneDB-style sysID: LpmP.26.2330) → MFTTSSSLMGGASGPSSRPPGGVFAGAVAARQPPSQYWLRQRQEAVLAEMIKMAVPLDEEGNLVTEPFSTAAAASAEPVITTWRLLIFDDWGRDIIAPLLKVGQLRELGVTLYLHIATERDPVPGAPAIYFCAPTEENITRITNDCAQGLYEWVYLNFTTQIPRPQLELLAQQLSASPLESIRHIHVYDRTLSYVALENDLFSLMLNNSFPLLNKTNAKEDEIESHLNQIVLGISHVCLSLQVLPILVHSRSGAAAEVARRLSVRLSDALNDRQLTPAPSSVLGRPLLLIVDRSSDLATALHHPFTYRGLLVEIGGMKLNRCVITTPDGKDEVLEVDPDKDEVYRENASVEFGTVGGNIEAALRRYKEDYAVLAQETPGGAGGMMGDGGDGNDMSKLLANAPALAERKRYLDAHTKLAFSILSKIRSRHLDHYHGVELAILQQEGLDEQEFHNLMANNLGTTEDRQRLYLIAYLMCAQEEEIRYVRSHEDAVSEGATAFPALDYVKHLRSWSLTPQSPSAAQPNPSQGFGWGFAQQIAKNIASSLGSKAETMLPLTKLVDALMQDRPGGAPGAAGSSGASGVGGPYGSPTSAVLPGGNASVSSGLRAKLLETIEAYDPRTKKSVDLREAVFSQAIVFALGGGSVAEYDNLKTWEASKPRKSVIYGCTSVVSGEDMLRQLSMLGASQSS, encoded by the coding sequence ATGTTCACTACATCCAGCTCTCTTATgggcggcgccagcggccCGTCGTCTCGCCCGCCTGGCGGTGTCTTTGCCGGCGCGGTtgcggcgcggcagccaccgAGTCAGTACTGGCTTCGTCAGCGCCAGGAGGCCGTGCTGGCAGAGATGATCAAGATGGCCGTGCcgctggacgaggagggcaacCTGGTGACAGAGCCGTTCTcaaccgccgctgctgcctctgctgagCCAGTCATAACAACATGGCGCCTTCTCATTTTCGACGACTGGGGTCGTGATATCATCGCGCCGCTCCTAAAGGTTGGCCAGCTGCGCGAACTGGGCGTCACCTTGTACCTGCACATCGCCACGGAGCGTGATCCGGTGCCGGGGGCCCCGGCCATCTATTTCTGTGCGCCGACAGAGGAGAACATCACCCGCATCACGAACGACTGCGCGCAGGGCCTGTACGAGTGGGTCTACCTCAACTTTACGACGCAGATCCCGAGACCGCAGCTTGAgttgctggcgcagcagctcagtgCCTCGCCGTTGGAGTCAATTCGACACATTCACGTGTACGACCGCACGCTGAGCTACGTGGCCTTGGAGAACgacctcttctccctcatgCTGAACAACTCCTTCCCGCTGCTGAACAAGACGAATGCCAAGGAGGATGAGATTGAGTCACACCTCAATCAGATCGTTCTGGGCATCTcgcatgtgtgtctgtcgCTGCAGGTACTACCCATCCTGGTCCACTCCCGCtccggcgctgcggcggaggtTGCTCGACGACTCTCCGTGCGGTTGAGCGACGCTCTGAACGACCGGCAGCTGACACCGGCGCCTTCCTCGGTGCTGGGGCGGCCGCTTCTTCTTATCGTTGATCGTTCCAGCGACCTCGCAACGGCGCTCCACCACCCCTTCACGTACcgcggcctcctcgtcgaGATTGGCGGCATGAAGTTGAATAGGTGCGTCATCACCACTCCGGACGGGAAAGACGAGGTACTTGAGGTGGACCCTGACAAGGACGAGGTTTACCGCGAGAACGCTAGCGTCGAGTTCGGCACCGTCGGTGGCAACATTgaggctgcgctgcgccgctatAAGGAGGACTACGCCGTACTGGCACAGGAGACACctggcggtgccggtggcatGAtgggcgacggcggcgatggaaACGACATGTCGAAGCTTCTGGCGAAcgcgccggcgctggcggagCGGAAGCGCTACCTCGATGCCCACACGAAGCTTGCCTTCAGCATCCTGAGCAAGATTCGCTCGAGGCACCTGGACCACTACCACGGTGTTGAGCTTGCTATACTCCAACAGGAGGGCCTCGACGAGCAGGAGTTTCACAACCTAATGGCCAACAACCTCGGCACCACTGAGGACAGACAACGACTGTATCTCATCGCATACCTGATGTGTGcccaagaagaagagatACGCTACGTGCGGAGCCATGAGGACGCCGTCAGCGAAGGGGCCACGGCCTTTCCAGCGCTCGATTATGTGAAGCACCTGCGGAGCTGGTCCCTAACACCGCAGAGCcccagcgcagcgcagccaaaTCCCAGTCAGGGCTTTGGCTGGGGGTTTGCGCAGCAGATCGCCAAGAATATTGCGAGCTCGCTGGGGAGCAAGGCAGAAACAATGCTGCCGCTCACGAAGCTGGTAGACGCACTCATGCAGGACAGACCTGGCGGTGCGCCGGGCGCGGCAGGAAGCAGTGGTGCGAGCGGTGTTGGTGGCCCGTACGGCAGTCCGACGAGTGCTGTTCTTCCTGGTGGCAATGCCAGCGTATCCAGTGGCCTGCGCGCCAAGTTACTGGAGACCATCGAAGCGTACGACCCCCGTACGAAGAAGTCAGTGGACCTGCGCGAAGCGGTCTTCTCGCAAGCTATCGTCTTTGCCctcggtggtggcagcgtgGCGGAGTACGACAACTTGAAGACATGGGAGGCAAGCAAGCCGCGCAAGTCGGTGATTTATGGCTGTACGTCGGTGGTCTCTGGCGAGGACATGCTCCGTCAGCTGTCCATGTTGGGCGCGTCACAGAGCTCGTAA
- a CDS encoding hypothetical protein (TriTrypDB/GeneDB-style sysID: LpmP.26.2320), with product MPRPNEDTGNVSTSAEVQRSISLLSHGTSSFTAQCPMLVSETLSPVPSAPSNGAAGLQHDAVADRTHVSNASAAALLSTVSALPDVRATETRLRTAQEAELSVLVRLRRLTEALVSVISASNAAGGAGVVTTAAHGGCDTEDVKALSNEGAFRASLPVLIACPSATGINGATHIQAETCLVMRCVAMPPAGLSAAAREQYTALHDTLAQYLCKSGDDSIDSACDIAASSACSPSTGILQDLQSVEQCDAIPCVLGPRVTRAVICRAGTPTALPGVAEGEAGTSTQPVARDSNAVEVHRHSRFFSEPRHCLLSPPRRSVSARRWRATGVLCDPEVSAAATGMGSGSASWGTGVPHSPLTPSHVYGSSGRLVGKGESSTAMAMVLPKFSPVWVEGSSAELAADEERAEIRVEEDDHSGEEVNGTALASPMPITSAGSAATSTRGPSPYVVRVKPCSPLYPCISPLAAHRVATVNAWEDSSQVALGGHLAQDTPTSPPPLPTLRSSPHQLSQPLSATPTSTLGDADEEGMYFPTPPTAKTHRRIESDIDVPSRLPAMGNSGRAYTGAHEASAFPITCGSTVPAASLRRLALGGCYDEVGSESPRVPQWETPMVDTSQEGVLQTVSAAHTSLLSPTPTGVVTATDILATITALPPPSSWSLLSKRTPARRTHRGGKGTGATRKANVARAEGRPMHCGARKRARGEVDEWGRIDVADEPLAAVPMAGLPSLSADVSLSTAAALNRLMCEEADSGQHSSSAPARRAESDGHQHTVLEGEHASCGYVRTREQRMEGVAQAEQVFSAVRASCRPLLSVSLQTPPRGSGANAECDDISPPLSPNTPRQFWDINFP from the coding sequence ATGCCGCGTCCCAACGAGGACACCGGCAATGTTTCGACCTCTGCGGAGGTACAGAGGTCaatttctcttctctcgcacggcaccagcagcttcACTGCACAGTGTCCCATGCTTGTCTCAGAGACCCTCTCGCCGGTGCCGAGTGCACCAAgcaacggtgctgctggcctcCAACACGACGCTGTCGCTGATAGGACTCACGTGAGCAACGCATCTGCGGCAGCTCTGCTGTCCACTGTAAGCGCACTGCCGGATGTGCGCGCCACGGAGACGCGACTGCGGACAGCGCAAGAGGCAGAGCTAAGCGTGTTGGTTCGCTTGCGACGGCTTACGGAGGCCTTAGTGAGTGTCATATCCGCATCTAACGCTGCGGGTGGTGCGGGCGTggtgacgacggcggcgcacgGGGGCTGCGACACTGAGGACGTCAAGGCGCTGTCCAATGAGGGTGCATTTCGAGCTTCACTGCCGGTCCTGATTGCGTGTCCCTCTGCGACTGGGATTAACGGGGCGACGCACATACAAGCAGAGACGTGTCTTGTGATGCGGTGCGTTGCTATGCCACCTGCAGGCCTCTCCGCAGCTGCAAGAGAGCAATACACTGCTCTGCACGACACTCTTGCACAGTACTTGTGTAAGTCAGGGGATGACAGCATTGACAGCGCGTGTGATATCGCCGCTAGCAGCGCATGCTCTCCAAGTACTGGGATACTGCAGGATCTTCAGTCCGTTGAGCAGTGCGACGCGATCCCTTGTGTGCTCGGGCCTCGGGTCACTAGAGCGGTCATCTGCCGCGCAGGCACGCCAACTGCATTACCCGGCGTCGCTGAGGGTGAGGCTGGAACTTCCACCCAGCCAGTTGCACGGGATAGCAATGCTGTGGAGGTGCATCGACACTCACGTTTCTTCAGCGAGCCGCGGCACTGCCTACTGTCCCCGCCACGGCGATCCGTAAGCGCACGCAGGTGGCGCGCCACGGGGGTTCTTTGTGATCCAGAGGtgtcggcggcagcaactGGCATGGGGAGCGGGAGTGCATCATGGGGCACGGGAGTACCCCACTCGCCGCTGACACCATCTCACGTCTATGGGTCATCGGGTAGGCTTGTAGGGAAGGGCGAGAGTTCTacggcgatggcgatggtGTTGCCAAAGTTCTCACCGGTGTGGGTTGAAGGCTCGTCCGCTGAGTTGGCTGCCGACGAGGAGCGGGCCGAGAtaagggtggaggaggacgaccaCAGCGGTGAGGAGGTAAATGGGACTGCGCTAGCATCACCCATGCCCATCACATCGGCTGGCTCTGCGGCGACCTCGACACGCGGACCGTCGCCATATGTCGTGAGGGTTAAACCTTGCAGCCCCTTGTATCCATGCATCTCTCCACTTGCAGCTCACCGAGTCGCCACGGTTAATGCATGGGAGGACAGCAGCCAGGTTGCTCTGGGTGGACATCTCGCTCAGGACACCCCTacatcgcctccgccactgccgacTTTGAGGTCGTCACCGCACCAACTCTCTCAGCCACTTAGCGCCAcacccacctccacccttgGCGacgcggacgaggaggggatgTACTTTCCTACACCGCCGACTGCCAAGACGCATCGTCGTATTGAGAGCGATATCGACGTTCCATCCCGCCTCCCTGCCATGGGCAACAGTGGTCGTGCCTATACGGGCGCCCATGAGGCTTCCGCTTTTCCCATAACGTGCGGCTCAACCGTCCCAGCGGCCTCTCTTCGTCGTCTTGCATTAGGCGGCTGCTATGACGAGGTGGGTAGTGAGTCACCGAGAGTGCCACAATGGGAGACGCCCATGGTGGACACAAGCCAAGAAGGGGTGCTGCAAACGGTGAGCGCAGCGCACACTTCACTGCTGTCACCGACGCCGACTGGTGTGGTGACTGCCACAGACATACTCGCCACAATCACAGCCCTTCCACCCCCATCCTCGTGGTCGCTCCTTTCAAAGCGCACCCCAGCGCGTCGCACGCATCGTGGCGGGAAGGGCACTGGTGCGACACGTAAGGCGAATGTGGCGCGGGCAGAAGGTCGGCCGATGCACTGTGGCGCGCGTAAGCGGGCGCGGGGAGAAGTGGACGAATGGGGGCGTATCGACGTAGCTGATGAGCCTCTTGCGGCGGTGCCGATGGCGGGCTTGCCATCTCTCAGCGCCGATGTGTCGTtgagcactgcagctgcgttgAACCGATTGATGTGCGAAGAAGCCGATAGTGGCCAGCATTCGAGCTCGGCGCCGGCACGCCGCGCCGAGAGTGACGGCCATCAACACACAGTGCTCGAGGGGGAACACGCTTCCTGTGGCTACGTGCGAACCCGCGAGCAACGGATGGAGGGTGTTGCGCAGGCAGAGCAGGTGTTCAGTGCTGTGCGCGCATCGTGTAGGCCACTGCTGTCTGTGTCTTTGCAGACCCCTccgcgcggcagcggagcCAACGCCGAGTGCGATGACATatcgccgcctctctcgccgaACACACCTCGTCAGTTCTGGGACATTAATTTCCCTTGA